In Alloyangia pacifica, the following proteins share a genomic window:
- a CDS encoding ATPase, producing the protein MNMQSSGVIAPPAPKRLEDMVLPRTMMRDIILKTLFRKNTNVITELARAVCLPIVITQELVDLARGQGLIEAMGTRGDALSSEMHYQLTDSGKARALDALSQSEYFGPMPVPLSAYREQVQRQSIRNIQVTREALTGAMGHLVLPSELLAHLGPAVSAGRSILMYGPPGNGKSSISNGIREALGDRIYVPRAIEYSGQVITVYDPIVHKAAETELEDPNRLRRTTRFDSRYVLCDRPTVITGGELSLNMLDLVYNPTARTYQAPLQLKSTGGLFIVDDLGRQAEPPQKLVNRWIVPLEESKDILALQSGEKFEVPFDTLVIFSTNFHPNEIFDKAALRRIFFKIKIDGPNQQDFLKIFAMVARKKQMVLDEASLVYLLKSKYPSIDNLYANYQPVFLIDQMKAICDFEGWPHKMTPELVDRAWANLFVRDEDIVK; encoded by the coding sequence ATGAACATGCAAAGCTCCGGCGTGATCGCGCCGCCCGCCCCCAAGCGGCTGGAAGACATGGTGCTGCCCCGCACGATGATGCGCGACATCATCCTCAAGACCCTGTTCCGCAAGAACACCAACGTGATCACCGAGCTGGCCCGCGCGGTCTGCCTGCCGATCGTCATCACCCAGGAGCTGGTCGACCTCGCCCGCGGGCAGGGGTTGATCGAGGCCATGGGCACCCGTGGCGACGCATTGAGCAGCGAGATGCACTACCAGCTCACCGACAGCGGCAAGGCGCGCGCGCTCGACGCGCTGTCGCAGTCGGAGTACTTTGGCCCCATGCCGGTGCCGCTCTCGGCCTATCGCGAGCAGGTGCAACGCCAGTCGATCCGCAACATACAGGTCACCCGCGAGGCGCTCACCGGCGCCATGGGGCACCTCGTGCTGCCAAGCGAGCTCCTCGCTCACCTCGGCCCGGCAGTGAGCGCCGGCCGATCTATCCTGATGTACGGACCGCCGGGTAACGGCAAATCGTCGATCTCCAACGGCATCCGCGAGGCCCTCGGCGACAGGATCTACGTGCCCCGCGCCATCGAATATTCCGGCCAGGTCATCACCGTCTACGACCCAATCGTGCACAAGGCCGCCGAGACCGAGCTCGAGGACCCCAACCGCCTACGTCGCACCACACGCTTCGACTCGCGCTACGTGCTCTGCGACCGGCCCACGGTGATCACCGGCGGCGAGCTTTCGCTGAACATGCTCGATCTCGTATACAACCCCACCGCGCGCACCTACCAGGCACCGCTGCAGCTCAAGTCCACCGGCGGGCTCTTCATCGTCGACGACCTGGGCCGCCAGGCCGAGCCCCCGCAGAAGCTGGTCAACCGCTGGATCGTACCGCTGGAGGAAAGCAAGGACATCCTCGCGCTGCAGTCGGGCGAAAAATTCGAGGTGCCCTTCGACACGCTGGTGATCTTTTCGACCAACTTCCACCCCAACGAGATCTTCGACAAAGCGGCGCTGCGCCGGATCTTCTTCAAGATCAAGATTGACGGGCCGAACCAGCAAGACTTCCTGAAGATCTTCGCGATGGTCGCGCGCAAGAAGCAGATGGTCCTGGATGAGGCCTCGCTCGTCTACCTGCTGAAGAGCAAGTATCCGAGCATCGACAACCTCTATGCGAACTACCAGCCGGTCTTCCTCATCGATCAGATGAAAGCGATCTGCGACTTCGAAGGCTGGCCCCACAAGATGACCCCAGAGCTGGTCGACAGGGCTTGGGCGAACCTCTTCGTTCGGGACGAAGACATCGTGAAATGA